The proteins below come from a single Aquabacterium sp. A3 genomic window:
- a CDS encoding YgiQ family radical SAM protein — translation MPEQIAPTLPTAKPLSSYKPHWAKRFGTARFLPTTRAEMDALGWDSCDIVIVTGDAYVDHPSFGMAVIGRMLENQGFRVGIIAQPDWQSAEPFKALGRPNLFWGVTAGNMDSMINRYTADRKIRSDDAYTPGGVGGARPDRCSAVYAQRCREAFKDVPIVMGGIEASLRRIAHYDYWQDKVRRSILMDAKADLLLYGNAERAIVEIAHRLAAREPVEHITDVRGTAFIRRRDDPTAVGWFELDSTDVDRPGRIDQHINPYLMTTQLAAEQGETCALEDAGAFDPVKADPLKAGQAKPIRIVPNPALRKKTAEAVATADIDAHDHDAEADELEAQPTQRGKIALPPRERTVIRLPAYEQLKDDPVLYAHANRVLHLETNPGNARALVQRHGEGPGARDVWINPPPIPLTTPEMDLVFDLPYARAPHPKYGDAKIPAWDMIRFSVNIMRGCFGGCTFCSITEHEGRIIQSRSEDSVIREIETIRDQVKGFTGVISDLGGPTANMYRIGCKSKVIEAACRKPSCVYPDICPNLNTDHSLLIRMYRRARALPGIKKILIGSGLRYDLAVRSPEYIKELVTHHVGGYLKIAPEHTEQGPLSKMMKPGMGAYDRFKALFEKYSAEAGKKQYLIPYFIAAHPGTTDEDMMNLAIWLKSNGFKADQVQTFYPSPMATATAMYHSGLNPLKGISRDSRRGERVDIVKGEKRRRLHKAFLRYHDPNNWPLLREALKAMGRADLIGNGQHHLIPTYQPATDGGYESARRKNSTKAGTKTSVVTVGRVLTQHTGLPPRETGERDPRGISKRPTAPVKRARRRP, via the coding sequence ATGCCTGAACAGATCGCCCCCACCCTGCCCACCGCCAAACCCCTGAGCAGCTACAAGCCCCACTGGGCCAAGCGCTTTGGCACGGCCCGCTTTCTGCCCACCACCCGGGCCGAGATGGACGCCCTTGGCTGGGACAGCTGCGACATCGTCATCGTCACAGGCGACGCCTATGTGGACCACCCCAGCTTCGGCATGGCCGTGATCGGCCGCATGCTGGAGAACCAGGGCTTTCGCGTGGGCATCATCGCCCAGCCGGACTGGCAGAGTGCCGAGCCCTTCAAGGCCTTGGGCCGCCCCAACCTGTTCTGGGGCGTGACCGCCGGCAACATGGACTCGATGATCAACCGCTACACGGCCGATCGCAAAATCCGCAGCGACGACGCTTACACGCCCGGCGGCGTGGGCGGCGCCCGCCCTGATCGCTGCTCGGCGGTGTACGCCCAGCGCTGCCGCGAAGCCTTCAAGGACGTGCCCATCGTCATGGGTGGCATCGAGGCCTCACTGCGCCGCATCGCCCACTACGACTACTGGCAAGACAAAGTGCGCCGCTCCATCCTGATGGACGCCAAGGCCGACCTGCTGCTGTACGGCAACGCCGAGCGGGCCATCGTCGAGATCGCCCACCGCCTGGCCGCCCGCGAGCCCGTTGAGCACATCACCGATGTGCGCGGCACCGCCTTCATTCGCCGACGCGACGACCCCACGGCCGTGGGATGGTTCGAGCTGGACAGCACCGACGTGGACCGCCCCGGCCGCATCGACCAGCACATCAACCCCTATTTGATGACCACACAGTTGGCCGCCGAACAGGGCGAGACTTGTGCGTTGGAGGATGCGGGGGCCTTCGATCCGGTGAAGGCCGATCCCCTGAAGGCTGGCCAGGCCAAGCCCATCCGCATCGTGCCCAACCCGGCGCTGAGGAAGAAAACCGCAGAGGCGGTCGCGACAGCGGACATCGATGCCCACGACCACGATGCTGAGGCCGACGAACTCGAAGCCCAGCCCACCCAGCGTGGCAAGATCGCCCTGCCCCCGCGTGAGCGCACCGTGATCCGTCTGCCGGCCTACGAGCAACTCAAGGACGACCCGGTGCTCTATGCCCACGCCAACCGCGTGCTGCACCTGGAGACCAACCCCGGCAACGCCCGCGCCCTGGTGCAGCGCCATGGCGAGGGCCCCGGTGCCCGCGATGTGTGGATCAACCCACCGCCCATCCCTTTGACCACGCCCGAGATGGACCTGGTCTTCGACCTGCCTTACGCCCGCGCGCCCCATCCCAAGTATGGCGACGCCAAGATCCCGGCCTGGGACATGATCCGCTTCAGCGTGAACATCATGCGCGGCTGCTTTGGCGGCTGCACCTTCTGCTCCATCACCGAGCACGAAGGCCGCATCATCCAGAGCCGCTCCGAAGACTCCGTCATCCGCGAGATCGAAACCATCCGCGACCAGGTCAAGGGCTTCACGGGCGTCATCAGCGACCTGGGCGGCCCCACGGCCAACATGTACCGCATCGGCTGCAAGTCCAAGGTGATCGAGGCCGCCTGCCGCAAGCCCTCGTGCGTCTACCCGGACATCTGCCCCAACCTCAACACCGACCACAGCCTGCTGATCCGCATGTACCGGCGCGCGCGCGCACTGCCGGGCATCAAGAAGATTTTGATCGGCTCGGGGCTTCGTTACGACCTGGCCGTGCGCTCTCCTGAGTACATCAAAGAGCTGGTGACCCACCACGTGGGCGGCTACCTGAAGATCGCGCCCGAACACACCGAGCAAGGCCCGCTGTCGAAGATGATGAAGCCCGGCATGGGCGCCTACGACCGCTTCAAGGCGCTGTTCGAGAAGTACAGCGCCGAAGCGGGCAAGAAGCAGTACCTCATCCCCTACTTCATCGCGGCGCACCCGGGCACCACCGACGAAGACATGATGAACCTGGCCATCTGGCTGAAGTCCAACGGCTTCAAGGCCGACCAGGTGCAGACCTTCTACCCCAGCCCCATGGCCACGGCCACGGCCATGTACCACTCGGGGCTGAACCCGCTCAAAGGCATCAGCCGTGACAGCCGCAGGGGCGAGCGCGTGGACATCGTCAAGGGCGAGAAGCGCCGCCGCCTGCACAAGGCCTTCCTGCGCTACCACGACCCGAACAACTGGCCGCTGCTGCGCGAGGCGCTCAAGGCCATGGGCCGCGCCGACCTCATCGGCAATGGGCAGCACCACCTGATCCCCACCTACCAACCGGCCACCGATGGCGGCTACGAAAGCGCGCGGCGCAAGAACTCGACCAAGGCCGGCACCAAAACCTCGGTGGTGACCGTGGGGCGCGTGCTGACCCAGCACACCGGCCTGCCGCCCCGCGAGACCGGCGAGCGCGACCCACGCGGCATCAGCAAACGGCCCACGGCACCGGTAAAACGGGCGCGGCGACGGCCTTGA
- a CDS encoding MerR family transcriptional regulator codes for MKHDNGLDDSGMPRYRSSAAARMVNIPVATLRVWERRYKVVGPQQAPSGHRLYSSQDVRRLVLIKQLLNKGHSIGMLARLDTARLQELLDEAENTVSLTQRTAMERPAQREVSLDEALTQPVRVLLAGPDAAPRWRDVLDAMPGIEVIGSAEDSGPAELALRQAQADVVVADLGPVHMETVDWLVRLTRLVGARQMIVVYGFANSQVLEALRARAALIKRAPIEAGELGQVVRDTVRGWRTVAQGLRSVPDPAPPRRFDAVALQQLIRAMPRVACECPQHLSELVRLLSQFEEYSAECETRQPADVALHAYLYRVAGHARALMEEALATLAVAEGVPLPDRMPSGRA; via the coding sequence ATGAAACACGACAATGGATTGGATGACTCGGGCATGCCCCGGTATCGCAGCAGCGCCGCTGCCCGGATGGTGAACATTCCCGTCGCCACGTTGCGGGTTTGGGAGCGTCGCTACAAGGTGGTGGGGCCCCAGCAGGCGCCCTCGGGCCACCGGCTGTACTCCAGCCAGGACGTGCGTCGCCTGGTGCTGATCAAGCAGTTGTTGAACAAGGGGCACAGCATCGGCATGCTGGCGCGCCTGGACACAGCGCGCCTCCAGGAGCTGCTGGATGAAGCAGAAAACACCGTGTCACTGACGCAGCGCACGGCCATGGAGCGCCCCGCCCAGCGCGAGGTTTCGTTGGACGAGGCCTTGACGCAGCCGGTGCGTGTGCTGCTGGCGGGCCCCGACGCCGCGCCACGTTGGCGTGACGTGCTGGACGCGATGCCGGGCATCGAGGTGATTGGCAGCGCCGAAGACAGTGGTCCCGCCGAGCTGGCCCTGCGACAAGCCCAGGCCGATGTGGTGGTGGCCGATCTGGGCCCCGTGCACATGGAAACGGTGGACTGGCTGGTGCGCCTGACCCGGCTGGTGGGCGCCCGGCAGATGATCGTGGTTTATGGCTTTGCCAACAGCCAGGTGCTGGAGGCCTTGCGCGCCCGCGCAGCGTTGATCAAGCGGGCGCCCATCGAGGCCGGTGAGTTGGGGCAGGTGGTGCGAGACACCGTGCGCGGCTGGCGCACCGTGGCCCAGGGCCTGCGGTCGGTGCCTGATCCGGCGCCGCCCCGTCGCTTTGACGCGGTGGCCTTGCAGCAGTTGATCCGCGCCATGCCCCGCGTGGCGTGCGAGTGCCCGCAGCACCTGTCCGAACTGGTGCGCCTGCTCAGTCAGTTCGAGGAGTACAGCGCCGAGTGTGAAACCCGCCAGCCGGCCGACGTGGCCCTGCATGCCTACCTGTACCGCGTGGCCGGCCATGCTCGGGCCCTGATGGAAGAGGCCCTGGCCACCCTGGCCGTGGCCGAAGGGGTGCCCCTGCCTGACCGCATGCCCTCGGGCCGGGCTTGA
- the minC gene encoding septum site-determining protein MinC yields MPAPGNDSTLFDFKSASLTLEAFLLKTGNLTALDAALTERFGATPDIFNGEPVVIDLTHLASLDVPVNFPILLPLLARFKLKPVAFRGGSPAQARAALDAGLAEAPESLGAPSRAEPVVQEVIREVVREVPVEVRVEVPVEVPGQAPTMIIDKPLRSGQQVYAKGGDLIITAAVNHGAEVIADGSIHVYAPLRGKAIAGARGNEQARIFSTCMEPELLSIAGTYRTTENPLPANVKGRPAQIRLSGDRLVFDPIDL; encoded by the coding sequence ATGCCCGCCCCCGGAAACGATTCGACCCTGTTCGACTTCAAGAGCGCCTCGCTCACCCTGGAGGCTTTTTTGCTGAAGACGGGCAACCTGACGGCACTGGACGCCGCACTGACCGAACGCTTCGGCGCCACACCCGACATCTTCAATGGCGAGCCCGTCGTCATCGACCTCACGCACCTGGCCAGCCTGGACGTGCCGGTGAACTTTCCCATCCTGCTGCCCCTGCTGGCCAGGTTCAAGCTCAAGCCAGTGGCTTTTCGGGGTGGCAGTCCGGCTCAGGCCAGGGCGGCGCTGGACGCGGGACTGGCCGAGGCTCCGGAAAGCCTGGGCGCGCCCTCACGGGCCGAGCCCGTGGTGCAGGAGGTGATCCGGGAAGTCGTGCGCGAGGTGCCCGTGGAGGTTCGCGTTGAAGTGCCGGTGGAGGTGCCCGGCCAGGCGCCCACCATGATCATCGACAAGCCCCTGCGCTCCGGGCAACAGGTTTACGCCAAGGGTGGAGACCTGATCATCACCGCCGCCGTCAACCATGGCGCCGAGGTCATTGCCGATGGCAGCATCCACGTTTACGCCCCCTTGCGCGGCAAGGCCATCGCCGGTGCGCGCGGTAATGAACAGGCGCGCATCTTTTCCACCTGCATGGAGCCCGAGTTGCTGTCCATCGCAGGCACGTACCGAACCACCGAGAACCCGCTGCCTGCCAACGTGAAGGGCAGGCCGGCACAGATTCGCCTGTCAGGCGACAGGCTGGTATTCGACCCCATCGACCTCTGA
- a CDS encoding SDR family NAD(P)-dependent oxidoreductase, with product MGDERGLALDPGLAVVVGAGGGVGQALCERIEQHLPQLTLCRLGRRESVRLELLDDDSLQQARDHVAALAAQQPLRLFIDATGYLHQGDWQPEKSWRTLERDHLMHQFAINTVGPALLMKHFLPLMPRRERSVWATLSAKVGSIGDNQLGGWYGYRAAKAALNQLVRTASIELRRQSPQAVCVALHPGTVNTALSAPFAKAGLEVQSPAQSAERLLAVMQSLQPEDSGGFFNHHGQRLPW from the coding sequence ATGGGCGACGAGCGCGGTTTGGCCCTGGATCCAGGGCTGGCGGTGGTCGTGGGCGCAGGCGGTGGGGTGGGGCAGGCGCTGTGCGAGCGCATCGAACAGCACCTGCCTCAGCTTACGCTGTGTCGCCTGGGCCGGCGTGAATCGGTGCGCCTGGAATTGCTGGACGACGACAGCCTGCAGCAGGCCCGCGACCACGTGGCGGCGCTGGCTGCGCAGCAGCCCCTGCGCCTGTTCATCGACGCCACGGGCTATCTGCACCAGGGCGATTGGCAGCCCGAGAAGAGCTGGCGTACGTTGGAGCGCGACCACCTCATGCACCAGTTCGCCATCAACACCGTGGGCCCGGCCTTGCTGATGAAGCACTTCTTGCCGCTCATGCCCCGGCGCGAACGCTCGGTGTGGGCCACGCTGTCGGCCAAGGTGGGCAGCATTGGCGACAATCAACTGGGTGGCTGGTATGGCTACCGGGCGGCCAAGGCGGCGCTCAACCAACTGGTGCGCACGGCCTCGATCGAGCTGCGCCGGCAGTCGCCGCAGGCCGTGTGCGTGGCCCTGCACCCCGGCACGGTGAACACGGCCTTGTCGGCGCCGTTTGCCAAAGCGGGGCTGGAGGTGCAAAGCCCGGCCCAGTCGGCCGAGCGTTTGCTGGCCGTGATGCAAAGCCTGCAGCCTGAGGACTCAGGCGGATTTTTCAACCACCACGGGCAACGGCTGCCCTGGTGA
- a CDS encoding DUF4010 domain-containing protein — protein sequence MQSMASGWTDALWWRGDQVGLAVALGAGLLVGLERERRKGQGDDRRAAGLRTFAVAAMAGALAQSLSAALAVVVLLGVVGMATLSYVRSASKDPGLTTELALVATTLIGMQAVVQPALAAACAVLLAAVLAARSRLHRFATDWLGEDELHDGLLLAALALVLLPLLPQEPLPWLGGLSWHRLLVLVLMILVLQAASHVGQRLLGPRWGLPISGLLGGFVSSTATVGAMGSLVRSGPTTWRHAACAAVLSTAATWVQVVLMASVVAPAHWPAWVSLAGVGVVVPLLVGWSLWPPSGPGGTDEAMAGQARAQGRVLRLREALMVAALLLGGALLVQWARGWGELGLVAGVAVAALADAHAPVVAVLSLQQSGQLGLVDAMQAVLTAVSVNSLTRTTVALLAGGARFGLAVGGALALNLMVAWAWWASQAGA from the coding sequence ATGCAATCGATGGCTTCGGGTTGGACGGACGCGCTGTGGTGGCGCGGTGACCAGGTGGGGTTGGCGGTGGCCTTGGGGGCCGGCCTGCTCGTGGGCCTGGAGCGTGAGCGCCGCAAAGGGCAGGGCGATGACCGCCGGGCTGCCGGATTGCGCACGTTCGCTGTCGCCGCCATGGCGGGCGCGCTGGCGCAAAGCCTGTCTGCGGCGCTGGCGGTGGTGGTGTTGCTGGGCGTGGTGGGCATGGCCACCTTGTCGTATGTGCGCAGTGCCTCCAAAGACCCGGGGCTCACCACGGAGCTGGCGTTGGTGGCCACCACCCTGATCGGCATGCAGGCCGTTGTGCAGCCAGCTCTGGCGGCGGCGTGCGCCGTGTTGCTGGCGGCGGTGCTGGCGGCACGCAGCCGATTGCACCGTTTTGCCACCGACTGGCTGGGCGAAGACGAACTGCACGATGGCCTGCTGCTCGCGGCGCTCGCCCTGGTCTTGTTGCCCCTGTTGCCCCAAGAGCCCCTGCCCTGGCTGGGCGGGCTGTCATGGCATCGGTTGCTGGTGCTGGTGCTCATGATCCTGGTGTTGCAGGCCGCCAGCCACGTCGGGCAGCGCCTGCTGGGGCCGCGTTGGGGGCTGCCGATCTCGGGGTTGTTGGGTGGATTTGTCTCCAGCACCGCCACGGTGGGCGCCATGGGCAGTCTGGTGCGGTCGGGCCCGACCACGTGGCGTCACGCCGCCTGTGCGGCGGTCTTGTCCACGGCGGCCACGTGGGTGCAAGTGGTGTTGATGGCGTCGGTGGTGGCGCCAGCGCATTGGCCTGCCTGGGTGTCATTGGCCGGTGTGGGTGTGGTGGTGCCCCTCCTGGTGGGCTGGAGCCTGTGGCCGCCATCAGGGCCGGGGGGGACGGATGAGGCCATGGCTGGCCAAGCCCGCGCACAGGGGCGTGTGCTGCGCTTGCGCGAAGCCCTGATGGTGGCGGCCCTGTTGCTGGGCGGGGCCTTGCTGGTGCAATGGGCGCGGGGTTGGGGCGAACTGGGCCTGGTGGCGGGGGTGGCGGTGGCCGCCTTGGCCGATGCCCACGCGCCGGTGGTGGCCGTGTTGTCCTTGCAGCAGTCGGGCCAGTTGGGTCTGGTGGATGCCATGCAGGCGGTGCTCACGGCGGTGTCGGTCAACAGCCTCACCCGCACCACGGTGGCCTTGCTGGCGGGCGGGGCGCGCTTCGGTCTGGCCGTTGGTGGCGCCTTGGCGCTCAATCTGATGGTGGCGTGGGCATGGTGGGCCAGCCAGGCGGGCGCCTGA
- a CDS encoding Tim44 domain-containing protein codes for MNSIKQTLTSILASVAVAVGGVTLSVAPIEAEAKRLGSSRPAGMQRQMPPKQQPSQPTQNQNAAPQQGTPAQQPTNAAAAGATGAAAQAGKRSWMGPIAGLAAGLGLAALASHLGFGEELANFMMMALLAVVAVVVIGWLMRRLRGGQAAGPQLAGATAGAGTGPAPMARQAFQAPASPSPQASSGSSAAAPAVASASRPAGFDAAGFERIAKMIFIRLQAANDAGQVDDLRKFTTPELFASLRLDLQERAGAAQQTDVLELHAELIDTAQEDGQWVATVRFTGLIREEAEAGAQPFDELWHLVRPLDESRDWAIAGITPQDVL; via the coding sequence ATGAACAGCATCAAGCAGACCCTGACCAGCATCCTGGCCTCCGTGGCGGTGGCCGTGGGGGGCGTGACCTTGTCGGTGGCCCCCATTGAAGCCGAGGCCAAGCGCCTGGGCAGCAGCCGGCCCGCCGGCATGCAGCGCCAGATGCCCCCCAAACAGCAGCCCAGCCAGCCGACGCAGAACCAAAACGCGGCGCCTCAGCAAGGCACGCCGGCACAGCAGCCGACCAATGCCGCAGCGGCGGGTGCCACTGGCGCGGCCGCCCAGGCGGGCAAGCGCTCGTGGATGGGGCCGATCGCCGGCCTGGCGGCCGGTTTGGGCTTGGCGGCGTTGGCCAGCCACCTGGGCTTCGGTGAAGAACTCGCCAACTTCATGATGATGGCCTTGCTGGCGGTGGTGGCTGTGGTGGTGATTGGCTGGCTGATGCGCCGCTTGCGTGGCGGCCAGGCCGCCGGCCCCCAACTAGCAGGCGCCACCGCAGGCGCTGGCACGGGCCCCGCGCCCATGGCCCGTCAGGCCTTCCAGGCCCCGGCATCGCCGTCTCCGCAGGCCTCCTCGGGCTCCTCGGCCGCTGCCCCTGCGGTGGCCTCCGCCAGCAGGCCCGCAGGCTTTGATGCGGCCGGCTTCGAGCGCATCGCCAAGATGATCTTCATCCGCTTGCAGGCCGCCAACGACGCGGGCCAGGTGGACGACCTGCGCAAGTTCACCACGCCTGAGTTGTTCGCCTCGCTGCGTCTGGACCTCCAAGAGCGCGCTGGCGCGGCACAGCAGACCGACGTGCTGGAGTTGCACGCCGAGTTGATCGACACGGCCCAGGAAGATGGGCAATGGGTGGCGACGGTGCGTTTCACCGGCTTGATCCGCGAAGAGGCCGAGGCGGGCGCTCAGCCGTTCGACGAGTTGTGGCACCTGGTGCGTCCCCTGGACGAAAGCCGCGACTGGGCGATCGCCGGCATCACGCCTCAAGACGTGCTGTGA